Proteins from a single region of Dyadobacter fanqingshengii:
- a CDS encoding FadR/GntR family transcriptional regulator, giving the protein MNDIFQSIKSIDTSSLVDKVESNLIALFIEKDFKVGDSIPKELELAQSLGVSRTVVREAMLRLRLMGLVESKKHRGAVITSPDLVSILEKSMNPKILDDNTLKEIFEMRLSLEIGMADFIMERVTSEDIAALKVLVENEPSSSDRMLFQIEHEIAFHGKLYEITRNETMKKFQRMLLPVFDYVHKSGLLRKYSANANFVSHKGLVDIIETGNSEQLRNAMRSHLENHFARLFE; this is encoded by the coding sequence ATGAACGACATTTTTCAAAGCATCAAGAGCATCGATACAAGCTCGCTGGTGGACAAAGTAGAGAGTAACCTGATCGCACTATTTATCGAGAAGGATTTTAAAGTGGGCGACTCCATTCCGAAAGAACTGGAACTGGCACAATCGCTTGGGGTGAGCCGGACTGTCGTTCGGGAAGCTATGCTGCGGCTGCGGCTGATGGGTCTGGTGGAATCCAAAAAACATCGCGGGGCTGTGATCACGAGCCCGGACCTGGTTTCTATTCTTGAAAAAAGCATGAACCCGAAGATCCTGGATGATAATACATTGAAGGAAATTTTTGAAATGCGCCTGTCGCTTGAAATCGGGATGGCCGACTTCATTATGGAGCGGGTGACATCGGAAGACATTGCTGCTTTGAAGGTTTTGGTCGAAAACGAGCCGTCTTCCTCAGACCGGATGCTTTTCCAGATCGAGCATGAAATTGCGTTTCATGGCAAACTCTACGAGATTACCCGCAATGAGACAATGAAGAAATTTCAGCGGATGCTTTTGCCTGTGTTTGATTATGTGCACAAAAGCGGGCTGCTCCGCAAGTACTCGGCTAATGCAAACTTTGTTTCGCATAAAGGCCTTGTTGACATTATAGAAACCGGCAATTCGGAGCAGTTGAGGAATGCCATGCGCAGCCATCTGGAAAATCACTTTGCGCGACTTTTTGAGTAA